The window CTGGACTGAGCGGCTGGCAATCATGTTGCCAGTGAGTGCTGCATTCGGGGCCATCACCGGTCTGGTCGGTACTTTGCTTTCTGCCGAATTTGCCTATCTTCCAGCAGGGCCGATCATCGTGCTGGCAGGCACCGTGTTCTTTCTGATCTCGGCACTCTTTGCACCACGTCGAGGCTGGCTTGCACGGCTACGGCAGAGAATGAATCTCGATCTCACTGGCAGTATGGTCGAATGGAAGACTGAAACGCCATGACATCCATAGCACTGTGGACAATCCTGGTTGGTGCGCTGGCGAGTGTCAATTGCAGCCTGGTGGGCAGCTTCCTGGTGTTGAGAAAGATGAGTCTGCTGGGCGATGCCATCAGTCATGCAGTGCTTCCCGGTATCGCCATCGGATTTATGCTCAGTGGCAAAATAACTGGCCCAGCCATTGTGCTGGGAGCTATGGGCATGGGCGTGTTGACTGCGATCCTCACTCAATGGCTCAGTCAATATGCACGGGTATCAGAAGACGCTGGCATGGGTGTGGTGTTCACTTCGCTGTTTGCTCTGGGAGTTATTCTCATCAACGTCGCAGCGAAGAATGTTGATCTCGATGCTGGTTGTGTGCTGTATGGGCAGATAGAGTTCACATCATCAAAAACCCTGACACTCGCCGGCCTGGATATTCCTGAGGCAGTAATCAGCCTGGGACTTATTCTCATCCTGATCGTTGCAATGCTCGCTGTACTCTGGAAAGAACTGAAACTCTCTGCGTTTGATTCCGAGTTGGCTGATACTTTGGGTTTTTCTTCTTACCTGATGCACCTTTTATTAATGTCGATGACGTCAGCAGTTACCGTCGCGGCTTTTGAATCTGTTGGCTCCATTCTTGTGGTTGCCATGCTCATTGTACCAGCAGCAACTGCATCACTACTGACTACACGATTATTCAACATGATGATCATGGCTGCTGGAACAGGTATTACATCCTCAATCCTGGGTTACATGCTCGCCGATGCCTGGAACACCAGCGTGGCAGGCATGATGGCAGTCTGTGCCGGGCTACTGTTCACAGGTGCAGTTTTTCTTTCACCTTCTCAGGGTGTTATTGTCCGGCTACTCAGGCAGATCAGATTGTCTTTGCGAGTCATGCGGGAAGATGTACTGAGTGCACTCTACCGTGCTCGTGAGAAATCACAATCAGGACTGCAGCAGGCTGCCTTGCTTCATAACAAGGGAAGCTGGCTCAGGCAATACACAATGAATGTCATGAAACGCCGCAAGTTGATTGATGAGGTGGATGGCAGGATTCATCTGACGCAACTTGGCTTACAGAAAGCGGAGCGGATCATTCGCACGCACCGTATCTGGGAATCGTATCTGCAGCGGAATGTGGCTTTACCTGCGGATCACTT of the Planctomycetia bacterium genome contains:
- a CDS encoding metal ABC transporter permease — translated: MTSIALWTILVGALASVNCSLVGSFLVLRKMSLLGDAISHAVLPGIAIGFMLSGKITGPAIVLGAMGMGVLTAILTQWLSQYARVSEDAGMGVVFTSLFALGVILINVAAKNVDLDAGCVLYGQIEFTSSKTLTLAGLDIPEAVISLGLILILIVAMLAVLWKELKLSAFDSELADTLGFSSYLMHLLLMSMTSAVTVAAFESVGSILVVAMLIVPAATASLLTTRLFNMMIMAAGTGITSSILGYMLADAWNTSVAGMMAVCAGLLFTGAVFLSPSQGVIVRLLRQIRLSLRVMREDVLSALYRAREKSQSGLQQAALLHNKGSWLRQYTMNVMKRRKLIDEVDGRIHLTQLGLQKAERIIRTHRIWESYLQRNVALPADHLHSPAESIEHYVGPELLESLSADLNRPAADPHGKAIPGQTLSNEPPLQQ